One region of Poecile atricapillus isolate bPoeAtr1 chromosome 8, bPoeAtr1.hap1, whole genome shotgun sequence genomic DNA includes:
- the MAP6D1 gene encoding MAP6 domain-containing protein 1, with amino-acid sequence MAWPCISRVCCLARFWSQLDKSDLSVPLTIHNYSDIEEQEDGPPQRGGAPPRGSARPPAPARRPRDPAAGKPSGRRKSRAAAAEEPFAAETQYRRDFRAWPLPRRDDFPWVSASSGGGGGGRDGAAPQPAPGRAACALPGGGGRPAVDGPEQLRPRSQADGGHTTSYRQEYRPWTGAKPSKPIKSKQGFIIPEDHFVKETSYKADFKIPEVKTRFSPNPSAVFQAPSRILNV; translated from the exons ATGGCCTGGCCCTGCATCAGCCGGGTGTGCTGCTTGGCCCGCTTCTGGAGCCAGCTGGACAAGTCCGACCTGTCCGTGCCGCTCACCATCCACAACTACTCGGACATCGAGGAGCAGGAGGACGGGCCGCCCCAGCGCGGCGGGGCCCCTCCGCGGGGCAGCGctcgcccgcccgccccggcgcGCCGCCCGCGGGACCCCGCCGCCGGGAAGCCCAGCGGCCGCAGGAAGAGCCGGGCGGCCGCCGCCGAAGAGCCCTTCGCGGCGGAGACCCAGTACCGGCGGGACTTCAGAGCGTGGCCCCTCCCGAGGAGGGACGACTTCCCCTGGGTCAGCGCCAGtagcggcggcggcggcggcgggagggaCGGGGCCGCCCCCCAGCCCGCCCCGGGACGCGCCGCCTGCGCCCtgcccggcggcggcgggagaCCGGCGGTCGACGGCCCCGAGCAGCTCCGGCCGCGCTCGCAGGCGGACGGCGGCCACACCACCTCCTACAG ACAAGAGTATCGTCCATGGACTGGAGCAAAACCATCCAAGCCTATAAAGTCAAAGCAAGGCTTCATTATCCCAGAAGACCATTTTGTTAAAGAGACAAGCTACAAGGCAGACTTTAAG ATCCCAGAGGTGAAGACCAGGTTCTCCCCCAACCCTTCTGCTGTTTTCCAGGCGCCATCGCGGATCCTCAACGTGTGA
- the PARL gene encoding presenilin-associated rhomboid-like protein, mitochondrial: protein MSPGCPGSARGGANMAWRCWARAGAPRPHRLAVLLLQPRRGFRRARPRPEEPPAAAAEARPVAPSPRRSLCPPSPTAAAGRPSPRRLVKPLLFTVGFTGSAFGSAAIWQYESLKSRVQTYFEEARADWMDKMRPQKRGDFRKQVNSWWNNLTEGQRTVTGIIAANVFVFCLWRLPGMRRIMFTYFTSNPSSKALCSPMLLSTFSHFSLFHMAANMYVLWSFSSSIVSLLGCEQFIAVYLSAGVISTFVSYVAKMATGRFEPSLGASGAIMTVLAAVCTKMPEAKLAIILLPMFTFTAGSALKAIIAFDTAGLALGWRLFDHAAHLGGALFGMWYVTYGHELIWKNREPLVKAWHEMRTKNTGKGGGGRSN from the exons ATGTCGCCCGGCTGCCCCGGAAGCGCTCGGGGAGGCGCCAACATGGCGTGGCGGTGCTGGGCCCGCGCCGGGGCTCCGCGGCCGCACAG GTTggcggtgctgctgctgcagccgcGGCGGGGTTTCCGCCGGGCGCGGCCGCGGCCCGAGGAGCCCCCGGCAGCCGCCGCCGAGGCGCGGCCCGTGGCGCCGTCCCCGCGCCGCAGCCTCTGCCCGCCCTCACCCACCGCGGCCGCCGGCCGCCCCTCGCCGCGCCGCCTGGTGAAGCCGCTCCTGTTCACCGTAGGG TTCACAGGCTCGGCCTTCGGCTCCGCCGCCATCTGGCAGTATGAGTCGCTCAAGTCGCGTGTCCAGACCTACTTTGAGGAAGCTCGAGCGGACTGGATGGATAAAATGCGGCCGCAGAAGAGAGGCGACTTCAGAAAGCAG GTTAACAGCTGGTGGAATAACCTGACTGAGGGTCAGCGGACTGTGACAG GTATTATAGCTGCAAATGTCTTTGTATTCTGTTTGTGGAGACTGCCTGGCATGCGACGGATTATGTTTACATATTTCACCTCAAATCCATCCTCCA AAGCCCTGTGTTCTCCCATGCTGCTCTCTACGTTTAGTCACTTCTCCCTGTTCCACATGGCAGCAAACATGTATGTTCTATGgagcttttccagcagcattGTCTCtcttctgggctgtgagcagtTCATTGCAGTATATCTTTCTGCtg gggTTATCTCTACTTTTGTCAGTTATGTTGCTAAAATGGCCACGGGAAGGTTTGAACCATCCCTTGGAGCT TCAGGAGCTATAATGACTGTCCTTGCCGCCGTGTGTACGAAGATGCCGGAAGCAAAACTGGCCATCATACTTCTTCCGATGTTCACATTTACAGCAGGAAGT GCTTTAAAAGCCATAATTGCATTTGACACTGCAGGGCTTGCTTTAGGCTGGAGACTTTTTGACCATGCTGCACACCTTGGGGGAGCTCTCTTTGGAAT GTGGTACGTGACTTATGGCCACGAGCTCATATGGAAGAACAGAGAACCACTGGTGAAAGCTTGGCATGAAATGAGGACAAAGAACACAGGAAAGGGAGGAGGCGGAAGATCTAACTGA